Proteins encoded by one window of Dehalococcoidia bacterium:
- a CDS encoding BON domain-containing protein translates to MLPEPHRYRVANRLNTSRDVGIIWRINQALARDPRTAGHQIEITAVEDRIRLLGTVPSPEVRDAALEIVRSLPGIAAVIDDIRVVRRH, encoded by the coding sequence ATGTTGCCGGAGCCGCACCGTTACCGCGTGGCAAACCGCCTCAATACCAGCCGGGATGTCGGCATCATCTGGCGGATCAATCAGGCCCTCGCCCGCGACCCGCGCACCGCTGGCCATCAGATCGAGATCACCGCCGTCGAGGATCGGATCCGGCTGCTCGGCACCGTTCCCAGCCCCGAGGTCCGCGACGCCGCTCTCGAGATTGTCCGTTCCTTGCCGGGCATCGCTGCAGTGATCGACGATATCCGCGTCGTCCGCCGACACTGA
- a CDS encoding acyl-CoA thioesterase: MRPFTVELAIAVRGYDIDFAGIVSNIVYIRWLEDLRMALLAAYFPFSECVRLGVTPIILHTSIDYRHAVRMFDPLVGRIWVTAMGKTRWEIAAEFVVDERVMASAVQRGCFVSLSTGRPTPIPVGLLGPWREWERTGQLPALWNSTTGDRPASGQQ; encoded by the coding sequence ATGCGCCCGTTCACTGTCGAACTCGCGATTGCCGTTCGCGGCTACGATATCGATTTCGCAGGGATCGTCAGCAATATCGTCTACATCCGCTGGCTCGAGGACCTGCGGATGGCGCTGCTCGCCGCGTACTTCCCCTTTTCGGAGTGCGTTCGCCTTGGCGTCACGCCCATTATCCTGCATACCTCCATCGACTATCGGCACGCCGTGCGGATGTTCGACCCCCTTGTCGGCCGGATCTGGGTAACAGCGATGGGCAAGACGCGCTGGGAGATCGCCGCCGAATTCGTGGTCGACGAGCGCGTGATGGCGAGCGCGGTCCAACGCGGCTGCTTTGTCAGCCTCAGCACCGGCCGTCCTACGCCTATCCCTGTCGGTCTGCTCGGGCCCTGGCGCGAGTGGGAGCGGACCGGCCAGCTCCCCGCGCTGTGGAACAGCACAACCGGCGACCGCCCCGCTAGCGGGCAGCAGTGA
- a CDS encoding NUDIX hydrolase: MKFCTACGGPLEERPVEGKLRPVCTRCGRIHYRNQAPVAVCIVEHAGGVVLVKRANEPGLGRWALPGGFVDWDEDVEDAARREVREETGLEIALLGLVDAQSFFEPNKHGLAVFYRAVARGGTLRPGDDAAEVAVFPPDALPPVAFATHERALRKWREERQ; this comes from the coding sequence GTGAAGTTCTGCACGGCGTGCGGCGGACCGCTGGAGGAGCGTCCCGTCGAAGGCAAGCTGCGGCCGGTCTGCACGCGCTGCGGCCGCATTCACTACCGCAACCAAGCGCCGGTCGCCGTCTGCATCGTTGAGCATGCCGGCGGGGTCGTCCTCGTCAAGCGGGCGAATGAGCCCGGGCTCGGCCGCTGGGCGCTGCCGGGCGGCTTTGTCGATTGGGACGAGGATGTCGAAGACGCCGCCCGGCGCGAGGTGCGCGAGGAGACGGGGCTTGAAATCGCGCTGCTGGGGCTGGTGGATGCGCAGTCGTTCTTTGAGCCGAACAAGCACGGGCTCGCGGTCTTCTACCGCGCCGTTGCGCGAGGCGGGACGCTCCGGCCAGGCGATGATGCCGCCGAGGTCGCGGTCTTCCCTCCTGACGCCCTGCCGCCGGTCGCCTTCGCCACTCACGAGCGCGCCCTCCGCAAGTGGCGCGAGGAGAGGCAGTAA
- a CDS encoding thiazole synthase, with the protein MTDPLIIAGRTFRSRLMLGTGKYRTPEEMNAALAASGTEIVTVAIRRLPLDRPGEKTLLDYVDWSRYTILPNTAGCATPEEALRIARLARALGLPNWIKLEVIPDPKYLLPDPIGTLEAARRLIEEGFDVLPYINDDPVLARRLEEIGCATVMPLASPIGSGQGMVNFEQIKIIIEQASVPVVVDAGLGAPSDAALAMEIGASAVLVNTAIAEAKDPALMAEAFRLGVEAGRLAYRAGRIPKRAYASASSPLEGVVR; encoded by the coding sequence ATGACCGACCCCCTGATCATCGCTGGCCGAACGTTTCGCTCGCGGTTGATGCTCGGCACCGGCAAGTACCGGACGCCCGAGGAGATGAACGCGGCGCTTGCCGCCTCGGGGACCGAGATTGTCACCGTCGCCATTCGCCGCCTGCCGCTCGACCGTCCGGGGGAGAAGACCCTGCTCGACTATGTCGACTGGTCGCGCTACACCATCCTGCCGAACACCGCCGGCTGTGCCACCCCAGAGGAGGCGCTGCGGATTGCCCGTCTCGCGCGCGCGCTCGGCCTGCCGAACTGGATCAAACTCGAAGTGATCCCTGACCCGAAATACCTCCTTCCCGACCCGATCGGGACGCTCGAGGCGGCGCGACGGCTGATTGAAGAAGGCTTCGACGTTCTGCCGTATATCAACGACGACCCGGTGCTTGCTCGCCGGCTGGAGGAGATCGGCTGCGCAACGGTCATGCCGCTCGCCTCGCCGATTGGCTCAGGGCAAGGAATGGTCAACTTCGAGCAGATCAAGATCATCATTGAGCAGGCGAGCGTCCCCGTTGTCGTCGACGCGGGGCTGGGAGCGCCTTCTGATGCCGCTCTCGCGATGGAGATTGGCGCAAGTGCCGTTCTCGTCAACACGGCCATCGCTGAAGCGAAGGACCCGGCACTGATGGCGGAAGCATTTCGGCTTGGTGTCGAGGCCGGCCGCCTCGCCTATCGCGCCGGCCGGATCCCGAAGCGCGCCTACGCCAGCGCAAGCAGCCCGCTGGAGGGGGTCGTCCGGTGA
- the thiS gene encoding sulfur carrier protein ThiS: MTIGGLLVVSDRRLTGAEGLVDALVEAAAGGATAVQLREPDLPARQQYELACALRARLPAGVLLFVNERVDIALAAGADGVQLPTGGLPVAAVRRIAPRLIVGRSVHAVTDLDEADFFIVGTIYPSRSHPDRPASGLDLLRAVRAATSKPLLAIGGITAERAPDVRVAGADGVAVISAVLGAADRRDAAAAIARAFGGTTMIRVQLNGAPREIPAGMTVAALLESLKVDPRIVAVELSGEIVARERFSETVIADGATIEIVRMIGGG, translated from the coding sequence GTGACGATCGGCGGGCTGCTTGTCGTCTCCGACCGCCGCCTGACCGGCGCGGAGGGACTGGTGGACGCGCTCGTCGAAGCAGCGGCGGGCGGCGCGACGGCAGTGCAGCTGCGCGAGCCGGACCTCCCGGCGCGTCAGCAGTATGAACTGGCCTGCGCCCTGCGCGCGCGGCTGCCGGCAGGCGTCCTGCTCTTCGTCAATGAGCGGGTCGACATCGCCCTCGCGGCGGGCGCGGATGGGGTCCAGTTGCCGACGGGCGGCTTGCCGGTCGCTGCTGTGCGGCGCATCGCGCCCCGGCTGATCGTCGGCCGCTCAGTCCACGCCGTCACCGATCTCGATGAGGCAGATTTCTTTATCGTCGGGACGATCTACCCCAGCCGCTCTCATCCCGACCGCCCAGCAAGCGGTCTCGACCTGCTGCGCGCTGTCCGCGCCGCGACGAGCAAGCCGCTCCTCGCTATCGGCGGCATCACTGCCGAGCGCGCTCCCGACGTGCGGGTCGCCGGTGCAGACGGGGTTGCTGTCATCTCGGCAGTGCTCGGCGCAGCTGACCGACGGGATGCGGCGGCGGCGATCGCGCGTGCCTTCGGAGGGACGACCATGATTCGTGTCCAGCTCAACGGCGCGCCGCGCGAGATCCCCGCGGGGATGACAGTTGCGGCGCTTCTTGAATCGCTTAAAGTTGACCCGCGGATCGTGGCGGTTGAGCTGTCGGGGGAGATTGTCGCCCGCGAGCGCTTCAGCGAGACCGTCATTGCCGACGGCGCGACGATCGAGATCGTCCGCATGATCGGTGGAGGGTAG
- a CDS encoding cytochrome c biogenesis protein CcdA, giving the protein MTDLVPHVSWTVAFLAGLVSFLSPCVAPLVPGYVAYVSGASLDRPAPITRVLGTTLLFVLGFTFVFVALGMSAGLVGAAMEGVRPVLYRAGGALLIVMGLTLIGIGPRFLQADRRVHLPREALGPAGPVLLGMAFAFGWTPCIGPILASILFYAGTRETVGQAGLLLLAYSLGLGLPFVAVGVGLSRLLGAWRALRRVSGPLSALSGLTLIAVGVLFLTDRSYIVAMLVGRLAAFWPVPSMG; this is encoded by the coding sequence GTGACCGACCTCGTTCCGCACGTCAGCTGGACCGTCGCCTTCCTGGCCGGGCTTGTCTCGTTCCTCTCGCCGTGCGTTGCGCCGCTCGTGCCGGGCTATGTCGCGTACGTCTCCGGCGCGTCCCTCGACCGGCCTGCGCCGATCACCCGGGTGCTTGGCACGACCTTGCTGTTCGTCCTCGGGTTTACCTTCGTCTTTGTCGCGCTCGGCATGTCGGCCGGGCTGGTTGGCGCGGCCATGGAGGGGGTCCGCCCCGTGCTTTACCGCGCCGGCGGAGCACTCCTCATCGTAATGGGGCTGACGCTGATCGGCATCGGGCCGCGGTTTCTGCAGGCCGACCGACGCGTTCATCTCCCGCGTGAGGCGCTTGGCCCGGCTGGCCCCGTGCTCCTCGGGATGGCCTTCGCCTTCGGCTGGACGCCCTGCATCGGGCCGATCCTCGCCTCGATCCTGTTCTACGCCGGCACCCGCGAGACGGTCGGCCAAGCGGGGCTGCTGCTGCTCGCCTACTCCCTTGGCCTCGGGCTCCCCTTCGTCGCGGTCGGGGTCGGACTGAGCCGCCTGCTCGGCGCTTGGCGCGCGCTGCGCCGAGTGAGCGGCCCGCTCAGCGCGCTCTCCGGGCTGACGCTCATCGCTGTCGGCGTGCTGTTCCTCACCGACCGGTCCTACATTGTCGCCATGCTGGTCGGACGGCTTGCCGCGTTCTGGCCAGTGCCATCCATGGGGTAG
- the dnaK gene encoding molecular chaperone DnaK codes for MAKVIGIDLGTTNSVVAVMDAGEPVVIENAEGNRITPSVVAINPKTGERLVGQVAKRQAITNPLNTIFSVKRLMGRKFDDPMVQRTMKIVPYKIVPAPNGDAWVEMGGKKYSPPEISAMILQKLKTDAEAKLGEKITQAVITVPAYFNDSQRQATRDAGKIAGLEVLRIINEPTAAALAYGLDKKKDEYIAVYDLGGGTFDISILQLGDGVFEVKSTNGDTFLGGDDFDQRIIDWLADEFRKEQGIDLRQDRMAMQRLKEAAEKAKIELSSTQQTEINLPFITADSSGPKHLTMTLTRAKLEQLVEDLVERTVGPVQQALKDAGLTASQIDEVVLVGGQTRMPLVIERVRRLFGKEPHKGVNPDEVVAIGAAIQAGVLKGEVRDVLLLDVTPLTLGIETLGGVMTPLIPRNTTIPTSKSEIFSTASDNQTSVEIHVLQGERPMASENKSIGRFVLDGILPAPRGVPQIEVTFDLNADGILSVSAKDKATGREQKITIQPSSGLSKEEIERMIRDAEAHAEEDRRRREEIELRNQADSLAYQAEKMLREHSERIPSDLKLEVEGKIAAVRSALQSGDATTIRTARDELSQALQRVGQAVYSQQAAGGDGPSAGPSAGPRPSDEGTVEGEFREL; via the coding sequence ATGGCCAAAGTGATAGGCATTGACCTTGGGACGACGAACTCCGTCGTCGCCGTGATGGACGCCGGCGAGCCGGTCGTCATCGAAAACGCCGAAGGCAACCGCATCACTCCTTCGGTCGTCGCCATCAACCCCAAGACCGGCGAACGGCTCGTCGGTCAAGTCGCCAAGCGGCAGGCGATCACCAACCCCTTGAACACGATCTTCTCGGTCAAGCGTCTGATGGGCCGCAAGTTTGACGACCCGATGGTCCAGCGGACGATGAAGATCGTTCCCTACAAGATTGTGCCGGCGCCGAATGGTGATGCCTGGGTCGAGATGGGCGGCAAGAAATACAGCCCGCCGGAGATCTCGGCCATGATCCTGCAGAAACTGAAGACCGATGCCGAGGCGAAGCTGGGCGAGAAGATCACCCAGGCCGTCATCACCGTCCCGGCCTACTTCAACGACAGCCAGCGCCAAGCGACCCGCGACGCCGGCAAGATCGCCGGCCTGGAAGTGCTGCGCATTATCAACGAGCCGACGGCAGCGGCGCTTGCTTACGGCCTCGACAAGAAGAAGGACGAGTACATCGCCGTGTATGACCTCGGCGGTGGCACCTTCGACATTTCGATCCTCCAGCTGGGCGACGGGGTCTTCGAGGTCAAGAGCACCAACGGAGACACGTTCCTTGGCGGCGATGACTTCGACCAGCGGATCATCGACTGGCTGGCGGATGAGTTCCGCAAGGAGCAGGGGATCGACCTGCGCCAAGACCGGATGGCGATGCAGCGCCTGAAGGAGGCTGCGGAGAAGGCGAAGATCGAACTGTCTTCGACCCAGCAGACAGAGATCAACCTGCCGTTTATCACGGCCGATTCGAGCGGGCCGAAGCATCTGACGATGACCCTGACGCGCGCCAAGCTGGAGCAGCTCGTCGAAGACTTGGTCGAGCGCACGGTCGGGCCGGTCCAGCAGGCGCTCAAGGATGCCGGACTGACCGCCAGCCAGATCGATGAGGTGGTGCTTGTCGGCGGCCAGACGCGCATGCCGCTCGTTATCGAGCGCGTCCGCAGGCTGTTCGGCAAGGAGCCGCACAAGGGTGTCAACCCCGACGAGGTGGTGGCGATCGGCGCGGCGATCCAAGCCGGGGTGCTGAAGGGCGAAGTGCGCGACGTCTTGCTGCTCGACGTGACGCCGCTGACGCTCGGCATCGAGACGCTCGGCGGAGTGATGACGCCGCTCATCCCGCGCAACACCACCATTCCGACGAGTAAGAGCGAGATCTTCTCGACCGCGTCGGACAACCAGACCTCGGTCGAGATCCATGTCCTCCAAGGCGAGCGGCCGATGGCGAGCGAGAACAAATCGATCGGCCGGTTTGTTCTCGACGGCATCCTTCCCGCGCCGCGCGGCGTGCCGCAGATCGAGGTGACCTTCGACCTGAACGCCGACGGCATCCTCTCGGTCTCGGCAAAAGACAAAGCGACAGGACGCGAGCAGAAGATCACGATCCAGCCCTCGAGCGGCCTCTCGAAAGAGGAGATTGAGCGGATGATCCGCGACGCTGAGGCGCATGCCGAAGAGGACCGCCGCCGCCGCGAGGAGATCGAACTGCGCAACCAAGCTGACTCGCTCGCCTACCAAGCGGAGAAGATGCTGCGCGAGCACAGCGAGCGTATCCCCTCTGACCTGAAGCTAGAGGTCGAAGGCAAGATCGCGGCGGTGCGCTCGGCACTCCAAAGCGGCGACGCTACCACAATCCGCACCGCGCGCGATGAGCTGTCGCAGGCGCTCCAGCGCGTCGGGCAGGCGGTCTACAGTCAGCAGGCTGCCGGCGGCGATGGTCCAAGCGCTGGGCCGAGCGCCGGGCCGCGCCCGTCCGATGAGGGCACCGTCGAAGGCGAGTTCCGCGAACTGTAG
- a CDS encoding histidine triad nucleotide-binding protein, whose protein sequence is MDCLFCKIIAGEIPSRMAYQDERVVAFHDIAPQAPVHILIVPREHLSGLSALTADHGPLLGAIHAAANTVAQQHGIAETGYRLVVNNGPHSGQTIFHLHYHLLGGAPLGRFGA, encoded by the coding sequence GTGGACTGTCTGTTCTGCAAGATCATCGCGGGCGAGATCCCATCCCGCATGGCGTATCAAGACGAGCGCGTTGTCGCCTTCCACGACATCGCGCCGCAAGCGCCCGTCCATATCCTCATCGTCCCGCGCGAGCATCTAAGCGGCCTGAGCGCGCTCACCGCCGACCATGGCCCGCTGCTGGGCGCGATCCACGCAGCGGCGAACACTGTCGCGCAGCAGCACGGGATCGCCGAGACCGGCTACCGGCTGGTCGTCAACAATGGCCCGCATTCCGGCCAGACGATCTTTCACCTTCATTACCATCTGCTCGGCGGCGCGCCACTCGGCCGGTTCGGCGCGTGA
- a CDS encoding thiamine pyrophosphate-dependent dehydrogenase E1 component subunit alpha — translation MDGAGQPALALDDRGLPADRLLEAYRQMVTIRRFEERALDLYRAGELRGSTHPYIGMEAVAVGVCLALEPGDYISSTHRGHGHTIAKGGDVRRMMAELLGRATGYSGGKGGSMHIADLDRKMLGANGIVGGGIGLAAGAALTAKLQRTGAIAVSFFGDGALNQGVLHEVSNLAAIWSLPVVFVCENNQYAMSAAAAWTIAGGDPAKRAAGYGIPGVTVDGMDVEAVARAARQLVARARRGEGPSYLIASTYRFVGHHAGDPLNYRPKDEAERWRARDPIRLLGERLVARGMATADDLAAIDAEAVARIDDAVAFAKASPPPTVDQLLTDIYA, via the coding sequence ATGGACGGCGCCGGACAACCAGCTCTCGCGCTCGACGATCGCGGCCTGCCGGCGGACCGGCTGCTGGAGGCCTACCGGCAGATGGTCACCATCCGGCGTTTTGAAGAGCGCGCCCTCGATCTCTATCGCGCGGGCGAACTGCGCGGCAGCACTCACCCCTACATCGGCATGGAAGCCGTCGCTGTCGGGGTCTGTCTCGCGCTCGAGCCGGGCGACTACATTTCGAGCACCCATCGCGGCCATGGCCACACAATCGCCAAAGGCGGCGACGTCCGCCGGATGATGGCCGAACTGCTCGGCCGGGCGACCGGCTACTCCGGCGGCAAGGGGGGCAGCATGCATATCGCCGACCTCGACCGCAAGATGCTGGGCGCGAACGGCATCGTTGGCGGCGGGATCGGCCTCGCGGCCGGCGCGGCGCTCACCGCCAAGCTTCAGCGCACCGGCGCGATCGCGGTCTCCTTCTTCGGCGACGGCGCGCTCAATCAAGGTGTCCTCCATGAAGTGAGCAACCTCGCCGCAATCTGGTCGCTGCCGGTTGTCTTCGTCTGCGAGAACAACCAGTACGCAATGTCAGCGGCGGCGGCGTGGACGATCGCCGGCGGGGACCCGGCGAAGCGAGCGGCCGGCTACGGCATCCCGGGGGTGACGGTAGACGGCATGGACGTCGAAGCGGTGGCGCGGGCGGCGCGCCAGCTCGTTGCTCGCGCCCGGCGGGGCGAGGGGCCGAGCTACCTGATCGCCAGCACCTACCGGTTCGTCGGCCACCACGCCGGCGACCCGCTCAACTACCGCCCGAAGGACGAGGCCGAGCGGTGGCGAGCCCGCGACCCGATCCGTCTTCTCGGCGAACGGCTGGTGGCGCGCGGCATGGCGACGGCCGATGACCTCGCCGCGATCGATGCCGAGGCGGTAGCGCGCATCGACGATGCTGTCGCCTTCGCCAAGGCAAGTCCGCCACCGACTGTCGACCAGCTCCTGACGGACATCTACGCGTAG
- the dprA gene encoding DNA-processing protein DprA — MSEDLAYRIALARVPGIGPSKFRRLEQAFGDLSFAWRASAAALAAAGIDERTREALAAAKASIDPERELEQLHRAGVRAFDWNDPAYPRLLREIDAAPPVLFVRGTLRDEDSRAIAVVGTRRATPYGRQAAAQFARDLAQRGYTVVSGLARGIDTVAHLASLDAGGRTIAVFGSGLDIIYPAENAKLAARIVEQGALVSEYPLGTKPAPTNFPQRNRIISGLSRGVLVVEGDRSSGALLTLAYALNQNRETFAVPGSIFSSLSDGPNQFIKRGLAKLVSTVEDVIDEVGPLQGRLDMQEALTDDPVEAALLPHLSREPLHIDELCRLADLPAASVSAALVMLELKGVVRHLGGMQYARAV; from the coding sequence ATGAGCGAGGATCTTGCCTACCGCATCGCCTTGGCGCGCGTGCCGGGTATCGGTCCGTCGAAGTTTCGCCGCCTGGAGCAGGCCTTCGGCGACCTTTCGTTCGCTTGGCGGGCGAGCGCTGCCGCCTTGGCCGCCGCCGGCATTGACGAGCGTACCCGCGAGGCGCTGGCGGCAGCGAAGGCGTCCATCGATCCCGAGCGCGAACTGGAGCAGCTGCACCGGGCCGGCGTGCGCGCCTTCGACTGGAATGATCCCGCCTATCCCCGCCTGCTGCGCGAGATCGATGCTGCCCCGCCCGTGCTCTTCGTGCGCGGCACGCTTCGAGACGAAGATAGCCGCGCGATCGCCGTCGTCGGCACGCGCCGAGCGACCCCGTATGGCCGGCAGGCAGCGGCCCAGTTCGCCCGCGACCTCGCTCAGCGCGGCTACACTGTCGTCAGCGGGCTCGCCCGGGGCATCGACACCGTCGCTCACCTCGCCAGCCTCGATGCCGGTGGCCGGACGATCGCCGTCTTCGGTTCCGGGCTGGACATTATCTACCCCGCTGAGAACGCCAAGCTGGCAGCGCGCATCGTCGAGCAGGGCGCGCTCGTGAGCGAATATCCCCTCGGGACAAAGCCGGCGCCGACCAACTTCCCCCAGCGCAACCGGATCATCAGCGGACTGAGTCGCGGCGTCCTTGTCGTCGAAGGAGACCGCTCCAGCGGAGCACTCCTTACTCTCGCCTACGCGCTCAACCAGAACCGCGAGACGTTTGCTGTTCCCGGGAGCATCTTCTCGTCCCTCTCGGACGGGCCGAACCAGTTCATCAAGCGCGGCCTCGCCAAGCTGGTCAGCACGGTCGAGGACGTGATCGACGAAGTTGGCCCCCTGCAGGGCCGGCTCGACATGCAGGAAGCCCTTACGGACGACCCGGTCGAGGCCGCGCTCTTGCCACACCTCTCGCGCGAGCCGCTCCACATCGACGAGCTCTGCCGGCTGGCCGACCTGCCCGCCGCGAGCGTCAGCGCCGCGCTGGTCATGCTCGAACTGAAGGGCGTCGTGCGCCATCTCGGCGGCATGCAGTACGCTCGCGCCGTTTGA
- a CDS encoding alpha-ketoacid dehydrogenase subunit beta has product MVTTSERQAPAPASAGDERLLTYAQALNEALREEMRRDPTVFVMGEDVAAWGGGGVFGVTRGLADEFGTERVRDTPISEEAIVALAVGAAAAGSRPVVELMYVDFVGLAMEPLVNQAAKLRYMFGGKVSVPLVLRTQQGAGRGNAAQHSQSLEAWFCHVPGLKVVTPSTPADAKGLLVSAIRDNNPVVFLEHKLLYGTRGYVPAGEYAIPLGVADIKRPGRHVTVVGIHMMVLKALQAAEQLAEEGIELEVIDPRTLVPLDEAAIVASVKKTGRLIVTHEAVTRAGYGAEIVARVVELAFDYLDAPPLRVCGKNVPVPYSAVLEEAALPQVADLVAAARALVRGAA; this is encoded by the coding sequence ATGGTGACGACCTCCGAGCGGCAGGCGCCCGCCCCGGCCTCAGCAGGCGACGAGCGTCTCCTCACCTATGCGCAGGCGCTGAACGAGGCGCTGCGCGAAGAGATGCGTCGCGACCCAACGGTGTTCGTGATGGGGGAGGATGTAGCGGCGTGGGGCGGCGGCGGGGTGTTCGGCGTGACGCGCGGTCTCGCCGATGAGTTCGGCACCGAACGCGTGCGCGACACTCCGATTTCCGAGGAGGCGATTGTCGCGCTTGCGGTTGGCGCGGCGGCTGCTGGCAGCCGGCCGGTCGTCGAACTGATGTATGTCGACTTCGTCGGCCTCGCGATGGAGCCGCTCGTCAACCAAGCGGCCAAGCTGCGCTACATGTTTGGCGGCAAGGTGAGCGTCCCCCTCGTCCTGCGGACCCAGCAGGGCGCCGGACGCGGCAACGCCGCCCAGCACAGCCAGAGCCTCGAGGCGTGGTTTTGTCATGTCCCCGGCCTCAAGGTCGTCACCCCGAGCACACCGGCCGACGCCAAGGGGCTGCTCGTGAGCGCGATCCGCGACAACAATCCGGTCGTTTTCCTCGAGCACAAGCTGCTCTACGGCACGAGAGGCTACGTCCCTGCCGGCGAGTATGCCATCCCGCTCGGTGTCGCGGACATCAAGCGTCCGGGCCGGCACGTTACTGTCGTCGGCATCCATATGATGGTGCTGAAGGCGCTTCAGGCTGCCGAGCAGCTGGCCGAGGAGGGGATCGAACTCGAGGTGATCGACCCGCGCACGCTTGTCCCTCTTGACGAGGCGGCGATCGTCGCCTCGGTTAAGAAGACGGGGCGGCTGATCGTCACCCACGAAGCGGTGACGCGGGCCGGCTATGGGGCGGAGATCGTTGCCCGCGTTGTCGAGCTCGCCTTCGACTATCTCGATGCGCCGCCGCTGCGTGTCTGCGGCAAGAATGTGCCGGTTCCCTATAGCGCCGTGCTGGAGGAAGCAGCGCTGCCGCAAGTGGCCGACCTCGTCGCGGCTGCGCGGGCGCTCGTTCGCGGCGCGGCGTAG
- a CDS encoding MerR family transcriptional regulator: MVEKAQYIISVAARIVEMHPQTLRKYERAGFLEPSRSEGNLRLYSAEDLDRLFQIKTLVEERGINLAGVELALRLTRRLRELDELLGQLDSLSAEHRELSRAAIRAMLDELGVPKSSYGGTHGQSDRH, from the coding sequence ATGGTTGAGAAAGCGCAGTACATCATTTCCGTGGCGGCGCGCATTGTCGAGATGCACCCGCAGACGTTGCGGAAGTATGAGCGTGCTGGCTTCCTGGAGCCCTCGCGCTCGGAGGGCAATCTCCGCCTCTACTCGGCAGAAGATCTCGACCGGCTGTTTCAGATTAAGACGCTGGTCGAAGAGCGGGGGATCAATCTCGCCGGGGTGGAATTAGCGCTGCGGTTGACGCGCCGTCTGCGTGAGCTGGACGAGCTGTTGGGGCAGCTGGACAGCCTTTCTGCTGAACACCGAGAGCTCAGCCGAGCCGCCATCCGGGCCATGCTCGACGAGCTCGGCGTCCCCAAATCATCATATGGAGGAACGCATGGCCAAAGTGATAGGCATTGA
- a CDS encoding cytochrome c-type biogenesis protein CcmH → MFRLLLALLLGALAVTPAFAQDPTRDAFLLYRTLKCPVCETSLEGSDSALANQMKEQIRQKLAAGETPEQITAYFVERYGESILVAPPKEGPSLTAWIMPAVGFVIGIGVVTLALRRLSRRAPSAPLVPADDAPLDPEYAARLERELQEAER, encoded by the coding sequence ATGTTCCGTCTCCTGCTCGCTCTGCTGCTCGGCGCTCTCGCTGTCACGCCGGCCTTCGCCCAAGACCCGACGCGGGACGCCTTTCTCCTCTACCGCACGCTCAAATGTCCTGTCTGCGAGACGTCGCTCGAAGGGTCCGATAGCGCGCTCGCCAATCAGATGAAAGAGCAGATCCGCCAAAAGCTCGCCGCCGGCGAGACCCCTGAGCAGATCACCGCCTATTTCGTCGAGCGCTACGGCGAGTCGATCCTCGTCGCGCCGCCGAAGGAAGGCCCTAGTCTGACGGCGTGGATTATGCCGGCCGTTGGGTTTGTGATCGGCATCGGCGTGGTCACCCTCGCTCTCCGCCGACTGAGCCGGCGCGCGCCGAGCGCCCCTCTCGTTCCGGCCGACGACGCGCCGCTCGATCCGGAGTATGCTGCCCGCCTCGAGCGGGAACTCCAAGAAGCGGAGCGGTAG
- a CDS encoding Uma2 family endonuclease, producing MSTIVRRHRFTVEEYRRLSDLGLLGEEGRTELLDGEIFDMPAIRPPHAYCVGALTKLCVLGVGDAAVVWVQNPAAIDRQSEPQPDLLLLRGPGDRYRTAHPTAADILLVIEVADTSYRHDREVKLPLYARAGIPEVWIVNLPARQVEVYREPEREAYREQRVVGPEGQIVPAALPQLAVPVAAILP from the coding sequence ATGAGCACGATCGTGCGACGCCATCGCTTCACGGTTGAGGAGTATCGGCGGCTGTCGGACCTTGGGCTGCTGGGCGAGGAAGGACGCACCGAGTTGCTGGACGGGGAGATCTTCGACATGCCGGCAATCCGACCGCCGCACGCCTATTGCGTTGGAGCGTTGACCAAGCTGTGCGTGCTTGGTGTCGGGGATGCGGCGGTGGTCTGGGTTCAGAATCCCGCCGCGATCGACCGGCAATCCGAGCCCCAGCCGGACCTGCTGCTCCTCAGGGGGCCCGGGGACCGTTACCGGACGGCGCACCCGACGGCGGCAGACATTCTGCTGGTGATTGAGGTGGCGGACACGAGTTATCGCCACGACCGTGAGGTGAAGCTGCCGCTCTATGCCCGCGCCGGCATCCCCGAGGTGTGGATTGTCAATCTCCCGGCGCGGCAGGTTGAGGTGTATCGCGAGCCGGAGAGAGAAGCCTATCGCGAGCAGCGGGTCGTTGGCCCGGAAGGACAGATCGTCCCCGCTGCCCTGCCACAGCTTGCTGTTCCCGTTGCCGCGATCCTGCCGTAA